A genome region from Dickeya chrysanthemi NCPPB 402 includes the following:
- the ribB gene encoding 3,4-dihydroxy-2-butanone-4-phosphate synthase — MNQTLLSEFGTPVERVERALDALRQGRGVMVLDDEDRENEGDMIFPAETMTVEQMALTIRHGSGIVCLCLTEERRQKLELPMMVENNSSHYQTAFTVTIEAAEGVTTGVSAADRLTTIRTAIADDARASDLNRPGHVFPLRAQPGGVLARGGHTEATVDLMRLAGFKPFGVLCELTNDDGSMAHAPEVITFAKQHNMPVLTIEDLVAYRQAAECKAN, encoded by the coding sequence ATGAATCAGACTTTACTTTCCGAATTCGGTACCCCTGTTGAACGCGTTGAACGTGCGCTGGATGCGTTGCGTCAAGGCCGCGGCGTGATGGTGCTGGACGATGAAGACAGGGAAAACGAAGGTGACATGATTTTCCCGGCCGAAACCATGACCGTTGAACAAATGGCGCTGACCATTCGCCATGGCAGCGGCATCGTGTGTCTGTGTCTCACCGAAGAACGTCGCCAGAAGCTGGAACTGCCGATGATGGTGGAAAACAATTCCAGCCATTATCAGACCGCGTTCACCGTCACGATTGAAGCCGCTGAAGGCGTCACTACCGGCGTCTCCGCCGCCGATCGCCTGACGACGATTCGCACGGCGATTGCCGATGATGCCCGTGCGAGCGATCTGAATCGCCCTGGTCATGTGTTCCCGCTGCGTGCGCAACCGGGCGGCGTGCTGGCGCGTGGTGGTCATACCGAAGCGACGGTGGATTTGATGCGTCTGGCGGGGTTCAAACCGTTCGGCGTGTTGTGCGAACTGACGAATGACGATGGTTCTATGGCGCATGCGCCGGAAGTGATCACCTTTGCGAAACAGCACAATATGCCGGTGCTGACTATCGAAGATCTGGTGGCTTACCGTCAGGCGGCTGAGTGTAAAGCCAACTGA
- the ubiK gene encoding ubiquinone biosynthesis accessory factor UbiK, giving the protein MIDPKKLEQIARQVQESMPKGIREFGEDMEKKIRQILQSQLGKLDVVSREEFDVQTQVLLRTREKLALLEQRVSALEAKAAGSEAGQQPPADPQ; this is encoded by the coding sequence ATGATTGACCCGAAAAAGTTAGAGCAAATTGCTCGTCAGGTGCAAGAATCCATGCCGAAAGGCATCCGGGAATTTGGCGAAGATATGGAGAAGAAAATCCGTCAGATTTTACAGTCGCAGTTGGGCAAGCTGGACGTGGTCAGCCGTGAGGAATTCGATGTACAAACCCAGGTGCTGCTGCGTACTCGTGAGAAACTGGCGTTGCTGGAACAGCGCGTGAGCGCACTGGAAGCAAAAGCCGCCGGCAGCGAAGCCGGGCAGCAACCGCCCGCCGACCCGCAGTAA